CTGGCCATCGTCACCACCGACCCCGACTACCGGGCGACGGGGGCGGCTCCCGTCTTCTACGCCCGGGACCGGGACGACCTGGAGCGCATCGCCCTCTACCTCAGCCGGGTGACGCTGGGCTCGGCGCACGAGATCCAGCCCGGCACCCTCGTCATCATGCGCCACTGACGGCCGTGCAGACGGGAGGATGCCCGTGCCCATCGTCTACCACTGCTTCGGAGGGGCGCACTCGTCCCCGATCGCAGCCGCCATCCACCTGGGGATGCTCCCGCTGGATCGCATCCCGCCACCGGAGGCCATCCGCGGTGTCCCACACTTCGACGCCACGCCGTCGGACCAGTGGGGCATGCTGCTGCCCATGGGGCAGGATGCCCACGGCCACGCGGTCTTCGTGATGGGCCATGGGCCTCACGCCAGGGTGGCGCTGCAGGCGCTGCTGGACGGGTACCGCCTGGGGGGCGGCGACCCGGAGCAGCTGATGGTGGTCGACACGTTACGCTGCGTCAACGTCTGGATGCGCCTGGGGGGCTACCTCTCCCGCCGGCTCGGGCTGGTCAGGCTCGGTCGGCCTCTGGTAATCTGGGGGACGAGGCGGGCGTACCCTCGGCTCGCATCGCTGGTGCGACAGACCGTGGCGCGCTGTGGCGCCACCCACGCGGCCGGACGCCCGCGGCCCTGAACCGGCCCGATCCCCTGGAGGCGACGGTGTCGACACGCGACCGGCCGTCGGAGGCCCCGGCGGCTACCTCGGGCCCCACCGTGGCCATCGTAGGGCGCCCCAACGTGGGCAAGTCCACGCTCTTCAACCGGCTGGCGGGGCGCCGCCTGGCCATCGTGCACGAGCAGCCCGGGGTCACCCGGGATCGCCTGCGCGCGCCCGTGCGATGGAAGGGCCGGCTCTTCTGGGCCGTGGACACGGGCGGCCTGGTGGATCTCCAGCCGGGCGCGGACGTGGGGGGTGCCATCCTGCGCCAAGCGGCCGCCGCCCTGGAGGAGGCGGCGGTGGTGCTCTTCGTGGTCGACGCCCGCGCCGGGCTGCTGCCGGGCGACCAGACGCTGGCCCGGTGGTTGCGGCGTCTGGGCAAGCCCGTGCTGGTGGTGGCCAACAAGGTGGACAGCACCGCCGTGGAGCCCGCCGTGCACGAGTTCGCGGCACTGGGGCTGGGGGAGATCCTGCCCGTGTCGGCCGCCAACGGGCGCAACGTGGGCGACCTGCTCGACCGGGTGGTGGAGCGACTCGAGCAGGCGGCCGACGCCGTCCCGTCGCTCGCCGCCGAGACGCCGGAGGCGGTGCGCGTCGCCATCGTGGGCCGCCCCAACGTCGGCAAGTCCTCCCTGGTCAACGCCCTGGTGGGCCACGAGCGGGTGGCCGTCCACGAGGAGGCCGGCACCACCCGAGACGCCGTGGACGTCTCGCTGGAGTGGGAGGGGCGGCTCGTCACCCTGGTCGACACCGCTGGCATCCGGCGCAAGGCCCGGCCCGGGGCGGCCGACCTGGAGCAGCTCGCGGTGAGCCGGGCGCTGGCGGCGTTGCAGCGTTGCGACGTGGCCGTGGTGGTCATCGACGCCGCCGAGGGCGTCACCTTCCAGGAGGCCCGCCTGGCCGGGCGTGCCGCGTCGCTGGGGCGGGCCGTCGTGCTGGCCGTCAACAAGTGGGATCTCATCGGGGAGCGGGCGGGGCGGCCCGAGCGCTTCACCGAGGAGGTGCAGACCGCCGCAGCTCGCCTGTACTGGGCACCCGTCTACTACGTCTCCGCCCTGAGGGGCTGGCAGGTCCAGGCCCTGCTGGAGGGTGCCGTGGCGGCCGCCGACCGCCGGCGCCAGCGCCTGGACCCCGGGCAGCTCCGAGCCGTCATCGACCGCGCCCAGGCGCAGCACCCGCCCTCGGGACGAGGCCGCCGGGGCGTGCGCATCGTGGGGGTGCGCCAGTTGGACGGCCCACCTCCGACCCTGGCGCTGGCGCTACGCGGCGCCGCCCAGCTCCCGGTGCCCTACCTGCGCTATCTGGAGCGCCACCTGCGCCGCCACTTCGATCTGACCGGCACGCCCGTCCTGTGGGTGCAGGGGCCGGACGCGCGGCCCCGCCGGGCCTGAGTCCCATCGGCCGTATCGCCCTCCTCTCGCGTCATACCCCCGGAGCCTGACCCATAGCATGTAGCAGCCGTCCGAGCGGCGCGCCCGCGGTCGGGAGTCACGGGCCGCTCGGGTGCAGAGGGGCGTGCGACTGCCGTGGAGCGCTTCGATGTCTTCCGGGACATGGCCGAACGCACGGGCGGATGCATCTACGTCGGGGTCGTGGGGCCGGTGCGTACCGGCAAGTCCACCTTCATCCGGCGGTTCATGGAGCTGCTGGTGCTCCCCGCCATCCACGACCCCGACCAGCAGTCCCGCACCCGGGACCAGCTGCCCCAGAGCGGCGCCGGTCGCACCATCATGACCACCCAGCCCGACTTCGTGCCCGACGAGCCGGTGGAGGTGGTGCTGCAGGAGCCGATCCGGGTCAAGGTGCGGGTCGTCGACTGCGTCGGCTACACCGTGCGGGGCGCCCTGGGCTACGAGGAGGAGGGGCGGCCCCGGATGGTGCGGACGCCGTGGTTCGAAGAGGAGATCCCTTTCGAGCAGGCCGCCGAGATGGGGACGCGCCGGGTCATCACCGAGCATTCGACCATCGGGCTGGTGGTCGTCACCGACGGCTCCATCACCGACATCCCTCGCGAGGCGTACCTGCCGGCGGAGGAGCGGGTCATCTCGGAGCTGCGCGAGCTGGGCAAGCCCTATCTCGTCATCCTCAACTCCACCCACCCCCGGGAACCCGCCACCCAGCGCCTGGCCGCTGACCTGGCGCAACGCTACGGGGTGCCGGTGCTGCCCGTCGATGCCCTGCACATGCAGCACGACGAGCTGCTGGCCATCCTGCAGGAGCTCTTGTGGGAGTTTCCCGTGCGCGAGGTAGGGGTCGTCCTGCCGCGGTGGGTGGAGGAGCTGGCCGACGACCACTGGGTGCGCCGCCAGCTGTTGGAGGCGGTGCAGTCGCACCTGCACGACGTGCGCCGGGTGCGGGACGTGCGCCAGGCGGTCGACCAGCTCCAGCGCCACGAACTGGTGGAGTCGGCTTCCCTGGTCGAGATGGACCTGGGGTCGGGCTGCGCGACCGCGGAATTGCGCACGCTCTCGGCGCTCTTCTACCGGGTGCTCAACGAGATCACCGGCACCCAGGTGGAGAGCGACGCCGACCTGGTGCGGCTCTTGCAGGAGCTGGTGCGGGCCAAGGAGGAGTTCGACTACCTCAGCGAGGCCCTCGCGCAGGTGCGCGCCACGGGGTATGGCGTCGTGACGCCCCGCAAGGAGGAGATCACCTTCCAGCAGCCGGAGCTGATCCGGCAGGGGCACCGGTTCGGGGTGAGGCTCAAGGCCAGTGCGCCCACCATCCACATGGTGAGGGCCGACGTGACGACCGAGGTGACTCCCTTCGTGGGCACCGAGCGGCAGGGGGAGGAGTTCGCCCGCTACCTCTCCAGCCTCTTCGAGGAGAACCCCGAGAAGCTGTGGCAGTCGGACTTCCTGGGGCGGTCGCTGCAGGAGCTGGTGCGGGAAGGGATCCAGAGCAAGCTCCATCGCCTGCCCGAAAACGCCCAGCAGAAGCTGCAGGAGACGCTGACCCGCATCATCAACGAAGGAAGCGGCGGCCTGATCTGCATCATTTTGTAAGGGGGATTTTTGCAGGCAGCGACGGCCTTCGGCAGGAGGATGCCAGCGAACAGCGAAACAGCGCGCCGGACTAATTTCCAGCCCGCAAAGGCCCGTGGTGCCAGCATCGGCGGGCGCGCCGCATACCGGCACCGGCGAGAGGGCAAGATAGGGCGTGCCTGACGGCGCTATCACGAGCCTGAGCGGCAAGGGCTTGACGAGCCTGGCGACAAGGGCGAAAGGGGTTGAGCATCTTGACGAAGGCCGAGCTGGTTGACAAGATCGCCGACAAGACCGGGCTCACCAAGAAGGACTCCGGCCGCGCACTGGACGCCGTCTTCGAGGCCATCACCGAGGCGCTGGCGCAGGGGCAACGGGTCCAGCTCGTGGGCTTCGGCAGCTTCGAGGTGCGCAAGCGGGCCGCCCGCAAGGGCCGCAATCCGCAGACGGGCCGCGAGATCCAGATCGGGGCCCGGGTCGTGCCGGCCTTCAAGGCGGGCAAGGCCCTCAAGGACGCCGTGGCCCGGTAACGGCCCCTTCGATAGGGGAGGCCCCTGAGGAGCGCTGCGTGACCTGGTCGCGCAGCGCTCTGTCTTTTGGGGACCGGGCGATCTATAATGGCTGCCAAAAAGCACCCGACCGTGGTCGGCTCCGCGCCCGGCAGACGAGGAGGCCCACGCGACGTGGCATCGGACCAGCCCATTCGGCTCGGCATGTTGGGTTTCGGCACGGTGGGACAAGCCGTGGCCCGCGCGCTCCAGCGACGAGCCCACGAGATCGCCACCCGCACGGGCCGTGCCATCGTCTTGCACCGGGTGGCGGTCCGGGAGCCTGCCAAGCCCCGCCCGGTGGCGTTGGACGGCCTGCACGTGCATCGCTCACCCCTCGAGGTGGTGGAGCAGCCCGACGTCGACCTGCTGATCGAGGTGATGGGCGGTGAGGAGCCAGCGGCATCGGCCATCCGCCGGGCCCTCGAGCTGGGCAAGCCGGTGGTGACCGCCAACAAGGTGGTGATGGCCCGGCGAGGCCCCGAGCTGTTGGGCATGGCCCGCCGGCGAGGGGTGCCGCTGCTGTTCGAGGCGGCGGTGGGCGGGGCCGTGCCCATCATCCGTCCCGTCCAGGAGTCGCTGGCCTCGGATCGGATCTTGGCCCTGCTGGGCATCGTCAACGGCACCACCAACTTCATCCTGACGGAGATGACCGACGCCGGCGCGGCCTTCGAGGCGGCCCTGCAGGAGGCCCAGCGCCGGGGCTACGCCGAGGCCGACCCCAGCGCGGACGTCTCGGGGTTGGATGCGGCGTGCAAGCTCAGCGTGCTGGCCTCCCTGGCCTTCGACCGGTGGGTGCCGCTGGATCGCCTCGACGTCCGGGGGCTGGAGGGCATCACGGCGCGTGACGTGCAGTACGCCGGGGAGCTGGGACTGGCCGTCAAGCTGCTGGCCTTCTCCCGCCTGCGTGACGATGCAATCGAAGCGTGGGTCGGGCCGGCCCTGCTGCCGAGACGCCATCCGCTGGCCCAGGTGAGGGGCGTCAACAACGCGATCTGGCTCGTGACCGAGGCCGCCGGCGAGCTGATGTTCTACGGGCCCGGGGCGGGGGGCGACCCCACGGCCGCGGCCGTGCTCGGCGACGTGATGGACGCGGTGCGCCGCCATGCGGCTCGTCTCCCCACGGACTCGCGCAACGGCTCGTGGCCGGTCGCAGGCGTGGAGTGGGAGCCGGCCCGCATGGTGGAGCCCGGCGGGGCGCTGGCGCGCTTCTACCTGCGGCTGCAGGTGCTGGACCGACCCGGCGTGCTGGCCGCCACCGCCGACATCTTCGGCCGCCACGGCGTCAGCATCGAGTCGGTCATCCAGAAGGGCCGTGGCGAGGACCCGGTCGACCTGGTCTTCGTCACGCACGAGGCGCCCCTGGCGGCGGTGGAGCGAGTGGCCGCCCAGGTGCGGGAGTTGCCGGTCGTCGCCTGGACGGGCCCGCTGGTGCGGGTGGTCGGCGGCGCATGATCGCCACGGGTGTCATCCAGCGCTACCGGTCCCTGCTCCCGGTGCCCGAGGGGCTGGAGCCGGTCAGCCTGGGCGAGGGCGGCACGCCGCTGGTGCGCCTCGGGCGCCTGGAGCGACAGGCCGGGCTGCGCATCCCGCTCTTCGCCAAGGTGGAGGGGCAAAACCCCACCGGCTCCTTCAAGGACCGGGGGATGACGGTGGCGGTCTCCCTGGCACGGCACCGGGGGCGGCGGGCCGTCATCTGCGCCTCGACGGGCAACACGGCGGCCTCAGCGGCAGCCTATGCGGCACGGGCCGGCATGGCTGCCTTCGTCCTGCTGCCCCAGGGGGCCGTCGCGCCGGGCAAGCTGGCCCAGGCGTTGGCCTACGGGGCCACCGTGGTGGAGATCGCCGGCAACTTCGACCGCGCCCTGCAGCTGGTGCGGGCGATGAGCGAGCGGTTCGAGATGGAGCTGGTCAACTCCGTCAACCCGGCCCGCCTGGAGGGGCAAAAGACGGCCGCCTTCGAGGTCTGCGACCAGCTGGGCCGCGCGCCCGCCTACCTGGCCATCCCGGTGGGCAATGCCGGCAACATCACGGCCTACTGGCAGGGCTTCACGCAGTACCGCCAGGCCGGCCGAGTGGAGGGGGTGCCCGTCATGCTGGGCTTCCAGGCGGCGGGCGCTGCCCCGTTGGTGAGGGGTGAGCCGGTCGAGCAGCCGGAGACGGTGGCCACCGCCATCCGCATCGGCCGGCCGGCGAGCTGGGAGGGCGCGCTGAGGGCCCGAGACGAGTCGGGAGGGATCATCGCGGCCGTGTCGGACGCGGCCATCCTGGAGGCCCAGCGCCGGCTGGCCGGTGAGGAGGGGATCTTCTGCGAACCCGCCTCGGCCGCCAGTCTGGCGGGGGTGCTGCAGCTGGCCCGCGACGGCTACTTTCGTGACGCCTCGGGTCCGGTGGTCTGCGTGCTGACCGGCCACGGGCTCAAGGATCCGGACCGGGCCCACGCCATGGCGCGCCCTGATCAGGTGCGCCGGGTGGGGGCCGACGAGGCGTCGGTGGCCGCGGTGCTGGAGGGGGGCGCAGGCGTCGGGCATGGATGAGACCCCGGTGTCGCCCATCGAGGCCGCGTGGGTGGATGTGCCCGCCTCGACGGCCAATCTGGGACCCGGCTTCGACGCCCTCGGGCTCGCGCTGGAGTTGCGGCTGCGCGTGACCATGCGCTGGGTGGCGACCGAGGGGGGGCCGCAGGCGTGGCCGCCGGCTCTGGCGGGCCTGACGGTGACGGGGGAGGGCGCGGGCCGCATCGAGAGGGGCGCGGCCAACCGGCTCTGGCAGGCTGCGCAGGCGGTCTTCGGCCGCATCGAGGCGCCGTCATGGGCCAGGGGACGGGCCGTCGAGGTGGAGGCGCACAACGCCATCCCGGTGGGAGCCGGGTTGGGCTCCAGCGCGGCCGCGGCGGTGGCGGGGCTGTGGGCGGCCAACGCATTGGCGGGATCGCCCCTCTCCTACGGCACCCTGCTGGAGATGGCCGCGGCGATGGAGGGGCACGCGGACAACGCCGCGGCGGCGGCCCTGGGCGGACTGGTGGTGGCGCGGCGGGGGCGGACGGGAGCGGTGACGGCCATCCGCGTGCCCCTGCCGCGGGGGGAGCTGGTGGCGGCGCTGGCCGTCCCCGACTTCGCACTGCCCACGGAACGGGCGCGCCGGGTGCTGCCGGCGACGGTGAGCCGGGAGGATGCGGTCTTCAACGTGGGGGGTGCCTCCCTGACGGTGGCGGCCCTGACCACCGGGCGCTTCGAGGTGCTGGCCGAGGCCATGGCCGACCGGCTGCACCAGCCCCACCGCAGCGCCCTGGTGCCGGGCCTGGATGCGGCGATGGAGGCGGCCGTGGTCGCGGGCGCCTACGGGGCGGCACTGAGCGGCGCGGGGCCATCGGTGGTGGCTCTTTGCCCGTCCCATCGCGGCGACGAGGTGGCGGTGGCCATGGCAGGCGCCATGAGCCGAAACGGGCTGCAGGTGCGCGCCATGGTGCTGCCCGTGGCGACGGAGGGAGCGCGGTTGCGCGTTCGACGGCGTGCGTCCGCCCCGGGGGCGGGCGGCGACGAGAGGGAGTCGGGATAGCGGCATGGCTCTGGTCGTACAGAAGTTCGGGGGCACGTCGGTGGGCAACCCGGAGCGGATCCGGGAGGTGGCGCGCCGTATCGCCGAGACCCGCGGCGCAGGCCATCGGGTGGTGGTCGTGGTCTCGGCCATGGGGCACACGACGGACCAGCTGCTGGATCTGGCGCATCAGGTATGTCGTCGGCCGCCCCGGCGGGAGCTCGACATGCTCCTCTCCACCGGCGAGCAGGTCTCCATCGCGCTGGTCGCCATGGCGCTGGAGGACCTGGGGGTGCCGGCCATCTCGCTGACCGGCGCCCAGGTGGGCATCCATACGGATGGGATGTACACCCGGGCCCGCATTCGCCGGATCTCCACCGGCCGCATCGGCGAGGAGCTGGAGGCGGGGCGGGTGGTGGTGGTGGCCGGCTTCCAGGGGATCACCGACGGGTGGGACATCACCACCCTGGGACGGGGCGGCTCCGACACGACGGCCGTGGCGCTGGCAGCCGCGTTGCAGGCCGACGTCTGCGAGATCTACACCGACGTCGTCGGCGTCTTCACGGCCGATCCCCGCGTGGTGCCCCATGCCCGGCTGCTGCCGGTCATCTCCCACGGGGAGATGCTGGAACTGGCCAGCCTGGGGGCCGCGGTGCTGCAGCCGCGCTCGGTGGAGCTGGCGGCGCAGTACGGGGTCGTCATCCACGTGCGTTCGAGCTTCGAGAGGCGGGAGGGGACGAGGGTGGTCCCGGAGGCGAACCTGGAGAAGGCCATGGTCGTGACGGGGGTGACTCACGACCGCAACGTGGCCAAGGTGACGGTCATCGACGTGCCGGACCGGCCGGGGGTGGCCTTCCGGCTCTTCTCCGAGCTGGCGGCGGCCGGCATCAACGTCGACATGATCGTGCAGACGGCCAAGCAGCAGGCCACGACGGATCTCCTCTTCACGGTGGCCAGGACCGACCTGGAGCAGACGCTGGAGATCACCCGGCGCGTGGCGGCCGAGCTCGGCACCCGCGACGTGCGCCACGACGACACCGTCGGCAAGGTCTCCATCGTCGGGGCGGGCATGGTCAGCAACCCGGGCGTGGCGGCGCGGATGTTTGGGGCGCTGGCGGCGCAGGGCATCAACATCCAGGCCATCTCGACCTCGGAGATCAAGGTCTCCTGCCTCATCGACGAGCAGCGGCTCGAGGAGGCCGTGCGAGCGGTGCACGACGCCTTCGCCCCGGGGGCGGCCAGCGAGCAGCCGGCGCTGATCCAGCCCCGCTAACGGATCTGGCCATCGGGACGGGGTTTCTCCCGCAGCAGCCGATCCATGCGCCAGGCCAGCTCCTGAGCTTGGGTCACCGCGTCCTGCAGGTGCAGCAGGGTCTGCTTGAGGTGGGTGGTGAGCGCGGTCTGCGCCTCGACCAGCGCCTCGGCCACCTCGGAGGCGGTGTCGGAGGGCGAGGGCACCCCGACGCCACCCGAGACCTGGGAGGGGCCTGCGTCGCCATGGGGCGCGCCCGACTGGGGGGGGGCGCCTGGGCACCGACGCGGGCCGTCAGCGGCTGCGGGACGATGGGCTGGGCGGCCGCCTTGAGAAGGCGGCGCCGCAGCACCTCGTTGACCTGCTGGGTGACGATCTGGCGGAGCTCCTCCTGCTGCTCCCGCGTCAGGCTCACCGCTGCACCATCCCAGTCCGACGAATCGCCACCCGCACCCTCCACCTCGCCCGGCAGGGTACGGCCGTGTCGGCGAAGGCGGCCCCTCCCGTGCGCAGGCTCAGGGCCCGGTGGGGCTCGCCGGGGTCCAGTGTGCCCACCATGCGGCCGTCGCGAAACACGGCGATGCCTCGCCACTGGATGTCGTCGCAAATCGACCGGCCACGCTCCGGGCGTTACGCCGGGCCGTCGACCGTGGCGGTGGAGGAGGCAGGGGAGGCCGGACAGGGAAAGGAAGATGGTCGGGGCGACCCGACTCGAACGGGCGACCTCTACCACCCCAAGGTAGCGCGCTAGCCAAACTGCGCCACGCCCCGACCGCGTCCCTACCATAGCACAGGCGCCGCGGCGCCGTCAACGCGCCCGCCACGCCCCTGGCGGCAGGATATGGCGCGCCAGGGCCGAATGGACGAGGCTCGGAGGCATGGCCTTGCCATCGACGAGGGCTTGGATGGCAGCCGCCGCGGTCCTGGCATCCCTGGCGGCGACCGGAGCAGAGGAGCCCCGCGGGAGCGTCGCGCAGGCGGCGGCCCCGACCGCTCCGGTCGCCTACGTGCGCGAGGCGGCGGCTGTCTTGACCGGCGTGCAGGTGCTGGCGCCGCTTCCCGGCCCCGCCGGTGCCGACCGTCTCGTCATCGGCTTCTCGGACCGGCTGGAGATCGGCCAGCTCGGGGCCGATGGGCGCTGGCGGGCGGAGTTCACGCTGCACATGCCGTCGGGCATCACGGCCCTGGCGGTGGCCGACCTCGACGGAGCCGGCGAGCAGGAGATCATCGCGGGCTCGGGTGGGGCCGGGTCGCTGGTGCGGATCCGGGCCGTGGCCACCCGACCGGTGCCCGTGCCGGTCAGCGGCTTCCTCTTCGGCGCCGCCCGTCAGCTGGTGGTGGCCGAGCTCGACGGCCGACCGCCGACCGAGGTGCTGGCCGTCAACGCCAACGGCGAGCTCTTCGTCTACAGCGCGGCGGCCGGGGGAGGCTACCGCCGCATCTGGCGGAGTCCACCCGGGTTGCGGGCGAGCCCGCTGGCGGCGGCCGACCTCGACGGCGACGGGCTCTCCGAGGTGGTCGTCGCCGGGCTCGACGGCGTCGTCACCGTCTACCGGTGGAGGCCCGACGGCCTGCAAGCGCTGGGCAACGCCTACCCGTGGGGCAACGTCAGGGCCATGACGGTGGCGTCGCGTGCCGGCGAGCCGCCGCTGCTGGTGGTCATCACGGACCGCGACCTCGTGTACGTCTACCGGTGGGACGGGCAGCATCTGACCGCCGCGAGCGCCGCCTACGACGCCGACCTGCGGCTCCGCCTGGACATGGAGTGGGCGGTGGCCCAGGTGCTCGAGACGACCCGGGGAGCGGGGAGCGGCACCCCGCCCCTGGTGGTGGAGGGGGCCGGCCCGGGCGGGATCACCATCCTGAGGGTGCAGGCCGACCGGGTGCAGCTGCTGGGGCAGACGGTCTGGCCGGGCGCCTCGCCCGGCTACCACCGTCTGGCGGACGGGCGGCTGCTGGTGATCCGGCCCGACCAGGCGCTCGACATCCTGAGGCCGGTGCCGGCCGACTACCTGGCGCTGGTGGTCGACGGCCGGCCTTGGAGCTTGCCACCGGGCACCCGGATGCTCTGGGAGGGGGACCGGCCCCTGGTCGATGTGGAGCAGTTGGGACGGTTCGCCCCGGTCCTGGTCGCGCACGACCGCCTGTCGCACCAGGCCTGGATCGTCTCCAGCAACGATCGTGTCCGTGTCGAGGCCGACGTGCCGCGTGCCGACTCTCAGCGGGCGAGTGCACCCCTGCCGGTGGCGCCGCGGCGCGACGGCTCCACCGGTCGGCTGTACGTGCCGCTGGAGGTGTTGGAGCCCCTCGGATGGCAGGTGCGCTACGACCCGACCGTGCGCCAGCTGACGCTGCGCTCCCCGTGGCCAGGGGGATCCTCGTGACGGAGCGCACCGTCCGGCAGGCGCTGCACCTGTACGTCTCCGGCCGGGTGCAGGGCGTCGGATTCCGGGACTTCACCCGCAGTCAGGCGCGCCGCCTGGCCGTCACCGGCTGGGTGCGCAACCTATCCGATGGCCGGGTGGAGATCTGGGCCGAGGGCGAGCCGCAGGCCCTGTCGGCGTTCGTCGAGCAGGTGCGCCGGGGGCCCCGGGCCGCGAGGGTGACGGACGTGCGGATGGAGCAGGCGACGCCGGGTGGCTACGCCGACTTCGAGGTCCGCCACGGCTGAGCGGCGGACGGGGAGACGCGCGGACAGGACCGGCCCGAGGTGGAAGACGGGATGAGAGAAGAGCCACGCCAGCTCTCGCTGTTCGAGACGGACACCGACGAACCGGCGGTCCGCCCGCCGCGGCCGGCGGACCGAGCGCCCGAGGCCCGTCCCGTCGACCCCGAGACCGAGTGGCTGCGCCGGCTCGCCGCCGCGCCGGACCTGGCCACGCTCGAGGCCATCGTCAAGACCTGTCACCGCTGCCCCCTGCGAGCCGGGTGCACCCAGGTGGTCTTCGGCGAGGGCCACCCCCGGGCGGCCCTCATGCTGGTGGGCGAAGGGCCCGGTCAGGTGGAGGACGAGACGGGGCGGCCCTTCGTGGGGCCGGCGGGCCAACTGCTCGACCGGATGCTGGCCGCCATCGGACTGGCTCGCCAGGACGTCTACATCGCCAACGTCGTCAAGTGCCGGCCCCCCCACAACCGGGTCCCCACTCCCGAGGAGGCCGCCGCCTGCTGGCCCAACCTGCGCCGCCAGATTGAGCTGGTGCGGCCGCGGATCATCCTTTGCCTGGGGGCCACCGCGGCCCGGCAACTGGTGGAGCCACGGGCCAGCGTGAGCGCGATGCGGGGGCGGTGGTGGGTGCGGGACGGCGTCCGGTACCTGGTCACCTTTCATCCGGCGGCGCTGCTGCGGGACCCCAGCAAGAAGCGGCTGGCCTGGCAGGACCTCCAGATGGTGCGCCAGGCCCTCGACGAGGGGGCCGAGGCCGCAGGCTGAAGGGGTCGCAGCCCGGCAGGAGGCGTCATCTGCGCCGGCGAAGAGGCCGGCGAGGGGTGCCGCCGTGGGCCGGGGGTCATGCCGCGGCGGTGCTGGAAGCTAGAGGGGGACGTGCGACACCGTGGGAACGCTGCGGCAACCCGAGAGCATTCGCAACG
This genomic interval from Limnochorda sp. LNt contains the following:
- a CDS encoding FG-GAP repeat domain-containing protein is translated as MAAAAVLASLAATGAEEPRGSVAQAAAPTAPVAYVREAAAVLTGVQVLAPLPGPAGADRLVIGFSDRLEIGQLGADGRWRAEFTLHMPSGITALAVADLDGAGEQEIIAGSGGAGSLVRIRAVATRPVPVPVSGFLFGAARQLVVAELDGRPPTEVLAVNANGELFVYSAAAGGGYRRIWRSPPGLRASPLAAADLDGDGLSEVVVAGLDGVVTVYRWRPDGLQALGNAYPWGNVRAMTVASRAGEPPLLVVITDRDLVYVYRWDGQHLTAASAAYDADLRLRLDMEWAVAQVLETTRGAGSGTPPLVVEGAGPGGITILRVQADRVQLLGQTVWPGASPGYHRLADGRLLVIRPDQALDILRPVPADYLALVVDGRPWSLPPGTRMLWEGDRPLVDVEQLGRFAPVLVAHDRLSHQAWIVSSNDRVRVEADVPRADSQRASAPLPVAPRRDGSTGRLYVPLEVLEPLGWQVRYDPTVRQLTLRSPWPGGSS
- a CDS encoding acylphosphatase produces the protein MTERTVRQALHLYVSGRVQGVGFRDFTRSQARRLAVTGWVRNLSDGRVEIWAEGEPQALSAFVEQVRRGPRAARVTDVRMEQATPGGYADFEVRHG
- a CDS encoding uracil-DNA glycosylase → MREEPRQLSLFETDTDEPAVRPPRPADRAPEARPVDPETEWLRRLAAAPDLATLEAIVKTCHRCPLRAGCTQVVFGEGHPRAALMLVGEGPGQVEDETGRPFVGPAGQLLDRMLAAIGLARQDVYIANVVKCRPPHNRVPTPEEAAACWPNLRRQIELVRPRIILCLGATAARQLVEPRASVSAMRGRWWVRDGVRYLVTFHPAALLRDPSKKRLAWQDLQMVRQALDEGAEAAG